A genomic stretch from Methanomassiliicoccales archaeon includes:
- a CDS encoding right-handed parallel beta-helix repeat-containing protein, whose translation MNSDNENKREPSLGHAFGKRTLVYLGALVLLFALFLIINTGDASAAGPTYVYEDISTDTTWTEDGSPYILNASISVLPGATLTIEPNVTVMADPGNVLEIKGGLVAIGTSDEPILFTTNDTLYWWGIVIDDTGTAVFSNVIIELAYYGVYVEDANVAISDTLIQYSYRAGIWWSSSGDIDAELSGVEINHTYEEMGIMLLANNGNATVSLTDCIVNDTYGPGIVVQSTGWIDAVIAGTTVTGSVANSGIILYSTGGDVGATLDSVIVSACELNGVLIYSAVGAVDVQVSESNISASGKAGLQVEGSTGAVFVIEDSEFSENGVGVAVYSIDGDAVVELSGVSILGSWDYGLIVNSATGNFDVSLTSVFVNNTEWAVGVFVKSNDADVNAVIQETSIIGGAVGLDLEAGGNVSVAITDSSLMANGFMSMLVDADGLATVTVENSYMNGEEANQLSWYYPTEIDYEYDIINPDGYTTGSLLYVTLPFEFPFGDGTYTNIAIHPYGFIYVGSPVSISFPIDLESASANLIIPCQDFFSVVYWPYVSYKIVNDEKIIVQWYVTRSSDPWGATNVFEAILYSNGDIQFNYANMDALNSDDRSYDYGISAMGVWYTAITLNEIWVPNVYNADYRSIYLTRESFGVYGVVVLSNGGVKASILDSTISHYAGAGFLFMCENGDVTVDANNLTAEYILGMAEYGVAVGALTFNGTMYATVTDSKFSHIGNIAVGFLSSPYWGGEDIVEITSNAFDEVGWAIAVVTLVEDDDGFNEMVEFSATRTISGNIGTNSGGMMIGAMIGSADSVWNVSIADMIINNSFSGKPMFQEMWESFIQVRHYLYSDGVNMSANFVTEIVENSIDSAIRYGNGIDVEDDVETHGGTAVINSSVSINSNLVYEQSGFNGIDVYYYGYSDTGLYSAIDIAINDNEIRAGEYAWDGIYVSIDNDLQYGRGDGSLDANVVTERNVIENSVYGIYIGVGAGTYNHFGNQVATLTISASDNEIIAFYDFIDIEIYSYAQYDYYYPSSYETEVSSMQSVTFYVSITRNKGTYPMEWWDGLYGMGVYTESYAYDWMSLFSHASSYMDGTILIADNTIEVGDYASYGAAVWIENDVDVYAYYGDSIAVSSISSTITNNLINVTEDSDFVYMEGIEIYDYVQAYTYYSQFASSPSATLISDVVISENEITGPISDGIYIDSYVDSYCGTSSANYQTSQEISSNVISGYLNYGVYLDWYLDAYQYSQSTFETNATVNATVATSINDNLIYSEVTEWSEATAISLYASAWSNWDVERYINSNITVEINSNEISFSPDTGWGQTEGIYAYSWPWGLISVVADGNVIENADVGIDVDDCIVTVTNNVISNPGDEGIYLYDSTGVVSENEIRGGVYAQGIYLDECFQMNISDNRVDGCGDGIYVYYSDDLVISNNTLTNNGLEGYDTFGLYIYDSYNATITGNTITGNAVGVVIYYSYEITFSNNVVSNNLYEGTYFDECESLVIESNIMSENGGSGLELYDCYSVVIGNNTIRENLLYGLYIEYSGPVTIYNGIYQDNTYDGIYAYGVVEWIVDDVSEVRNNAITLYGDLTVVDGGMLTLDNVWYFMLGEDWMDGIPQIIVEEGGTLVVVASGISSYSGWPGPGILQDGYYYSFEVYGTLDMESSEVSGAAEIYLGPTSNADIRTSVVYENWRNGIHVDNCSPRISATTIIYNGMDGIFIEGADAAPTIMDCLIAMNNRGIYAIDSSLANVVDNVIVANWGVGIYVIGASGSIHDNILLFNPVEIYIKDSTVTVEDNQIGYSVIVDIMSKYAPALIGGGSVPLFGEWLLTPEMIAEAQMNHIGVYAVNSTVSLSDNVYGMLKYAIYVTQSTLTVSDTINMTTLVLPYYDDYGTLWNVSLPIIVYDGIYAAKSTVTVNGGMISVLDDAIFLESSNADLRNVVFDAGDFDIYLTGESIASAIEVTFEKAKVLDTSVLTVYYKLTVRALDQDGLPVSGVWVVVYDEEGSPVGEGATDDNGLFSVYAIGWIQTSAGQSAAKAYTVNASFEQGYVEKNVTLDKATDVIVEVPVEKPVAWNPSFAITFTLIAALLVAVALIIVSTKK comes from the coding sequence ATGAATTCGGACAATGAGAATAAGCGTGAGCCCTCATTGGGTCACGCTTTTGGAAAGCGGACGTTGGTGTATCTCGGTGCACTGGTATTACTTTTTGCACTGTTCCTCATCATCAACACTGGTGATGCAAGTGCAGCGGGACCTACCTACGTTTACGAAGACATTTCCACTGACACAACATGGACAGAGGATGGTAGCCCCTATATTCTGAACGCATCGATTTCGGTTCTCCCGGGAGCTACACTGACTATAGAACCGAATGTGACAGTTATGGCAGATCCTGGGAATGTTCTAGAAATCAAGGGGGGACTGGTAGCGATTGGGACATCCGACGAACCGATTCTTTTTACAACGAACGACACTTTGTATTGGTGGGGAATCGTAATCGATGATACCGGGACAGCTGTTTTTAGCAATGTGATCATTGAACTGGCATATTACGGTGTCTACGTTGAAGACGCAAACGTTGCAATCTCTGACACGCTTATTCAGTATAGTTACAGGGCTGGAATCTGGTGGTCATCAAGTGGAGATATCGATGCTGAGTTGTCAGGAGTTGAAATCAATCACACATATGAAGAAATGGGAATAATGCTCTTGGCAAACAACGGAAATGCGACGGTGTCTCTAACAGATTGCATTGTTAACGACACATATGGGCCTGGAATTGTTGTTCAATCGACCGGCTGGATCGATGCGGTAATTGCTGGTACAACAGTGACGGGATCTGTAGCAAATTCAGGAATCATCTTGTATTCGACTGGTGGAGACGTCGGAGCTACCTTGGATTCAGTCATTGTGAGTGCGTGCGAATTGAATGGCGTACTCATCTATTCCGCGGTTGGAGCTGTTGACGTTCAGGTAAGCGAATCTAATATATCAGCAAGCGGGAAAGCCGGTCTCCAGGTGGAGGGATCAACTGGCGCTGTTTTTGTGATTGAGGATTCTGAGTTTTCTGAAAATGGTGTTGGTGTTGCGGTTTATTCCATCGATGGCGATGCTGTCGTTGAGCTGTCAGGTGTATCAATTCTGGGAAGCTGGGATTACGGACTGATTGTAAACTCAGCTACTGGTAATTTCGACGTGAGTCTAACTTCTGTCTTTGTCAACAACACAGAATGGGCGGTAGGCGTATTTGTGAAATCAAATGATGCCGACGTGAATGCAGTGATTCAAGAAACCTCAATTATTGGCGGAGCTGTGGGCCTTGATCTAGAAGCGGGTGGTAATGTATCTGTTGCGATCACTGATTCTAGCCTTATGGCCAACGGATTTATGTCAATGCTTGTCGACGCCGATGGATTAGCAACCGTCACTGTCGAAAACAGCTACATGAATGGTGAAGAAGCAAACCAACTCTCGTGGTATTATCCAACGGAAATCGATTACGAGTACGACATCATCAATCCTGATGGATACACGACTGGTTCGCTACTGTATGTTACGCTACCGTTTGAATTCCCGTTTGGCGATGGAACTTACACGAACATTGCAATCCATCCGTATGGGTTCATTTATGTAGGTTCGCCAGTTTCGATCTCTTTCCCGATCGATCTGGAGTCAGCATCAGCCAATTTGATCATACCATGTCAGGACTTCTTTAGTGTTGTATACTGGCCGTATGTGAGCTACAAAATTGTAAATGACGAGAAAATTATTGTTCAGTGGTATGTAACTAGAAGCTCCGATCCATGGGGGGCTACAAATGTCTTTGAGGCAATCCTCTATTCAAACGGTGACATACAGTTTAACTATGCGAACATGGATGCGTTGAACTCAGATGATCGCTCATATGATTATGGTATCAGCGCGATGGGTGTTTGGTACACCGCGATTACCCTCAACGAAATCTGGGTTCCGAACGTGTACAATGCGGATTACAGGAGTATTTATCTCACCCGAGAATCGTTCGGAGTGTACGGTGTCGTTGTTCTGTCGAACGGTGGGGTCAAGGCGTCGATACTCGACAGCACGATCAGCCATTATGCAGGCGCTGGTTTCCTCTTCATGTGTGAAAACGGAGATGTTACGGTAGATGCGAACAATCTGACGGCGGAGTACATTCTGGGAATGGCTGAATATGGCGTTGCCGTAGGTGCTCTCACATTCAACGGTACGATGTATGCGACGGTCACCGACTCGAAATTCTCTCACATTGGTAACATCGCAGTCGGCTTCCTATCGTCCCCGTACTGGGGAGGGGAAGATATCGTCGAGATTACATCGAACGCGTTCGACGAGGTTGGCTGGGCTATTGCTGTGGTAACTTTGGTTGAAGACGATGATGGTTTCAACGAAATGGTCGAGTTCAGCGCTACAAGAACAATCTCTGGGAACATCGGAACCAACAGCGGTGGCATGATGATTGGCGCGATGATAGGGTCAGCTGATTCGGTGTGGAATGTCTCTATTGCAGATATGATCATTAATAACAGCTTCTCCGGAAAACCGATGTTCCAGGAAATGTGGGAATCGTTTATCCAGGTGAGACATTATCTGTACAGCGATGGCGTGAATATGTCCGCCAACTTTGTCACCGAGATTGTAGAGAACTCGATCGACTCGGCGATAAGATATGGCAATGGTATTGATGTCGAAGATGATGTCGAAACACATGGAGGAACAGCTGTCATCAATTCAAGCGTTTCCATAAATAGTAATCTGGTCTACGAGCAGAGTGGCTTTAACGGAATAGACGTCTATTACTATGGATATTCGGATACTGGTCTCTATTCAGCCATCGATATTGCGATAAACGACAACGAAATCAGGGCCGGGGAATATGCCTGGGACGGAATCTATGTATCTATCGATAATGACCTACAATACGGCCGCGGTGACGGATCGCTTGATGCGAATGTAGTGACAGAGAGAAACGTGATCGAGAATTCAGTCTACGGTATCTACATCGGGGTAGGTGCGGGAACATATAACCACTTCGGCAACCAGGTAGCGACTTTGACAATATCGGCATCGGACAATGAGATTATCGCATTCTACGATTTCATTGATATCGAGATCTACAGTTACGCTCAATATGATTATTATTACCCATCGTCATACGAGACTGAAGTCTCATCAATGCAATCGGTTACCTTTTACGTCAGCATCACGAGAAACAAGGGAACATATCCAATGGAATGGTGGGACGGTCTCTACGGTATGGGAGTTTATACTGAGTCTTACGCATACGATTGGATGAGCCTATTCTCTCATGCGTCAAGCTATATGGACGGAACCATCTTGATCGCTGACAACACGATAGAAGTCGGTGATTATGCGTCGTACGGTGCAGCGGTCTGGATTGAGAACGATGTCGATGTCTACGCGTATTACGGTGATAGCATTGCTGTTTCATCAATTTCAAGTACGATCACAAACAATCTGATAAATGTGACTGAGGATTCTGACTTTGTTTACATGGAAGGTATAGAAATTTACGATTATGTACAAGCGTATACTTACTACAGCCAATTCGCTTCATCACCTTCCGCAACGTTGATTTCTGATGTCGTGATCAGTGAAAATGAAATCACCGGCCCGATATCTGATGGAATCTACATCGATTCTTATGTTGACTCATATTGCGGCACATCGTCTGCCAATTACCAGACATCGCAAGAAATATCAAGTAACGTGATCTCTGGATATCTCAATTACGGTGTTTATCTCGACTGGTACCTTGATGCTTATCAGTACTCGCAAAGTACATTCGAAACAAACGCAACTGTGAATGCGACAGTTGCAACGAGTATCAATGACAATCTGATATATTCTGAAGTCACGGAGTGGTCTGAGGCCACAGCTATTTCATTATACGCATCCGCATGGTCCAACTGGGACGTCGAGCGTTACATCAACTCGAACATTACTGTGGAGATCAATTCAAATGAGATTTCATTCAGCCCGGATACGGGTTGGGGACAGACCGAAGGAATTTACGCCTATTCATGGCCATGGGGTCTCATTAGTGTCGTTGCCGATGGAAATGTCATAGAGAACGCTGATGTGGGTATAGATGTTGACGATTGCATCGTGACAGTGACGAACAATGTGATATCGAATCCAGGAGACGAGGGTATATATCTATACGACTCCACCGGAGTAGTATCAGAGAATGAAATCCGTGGCGGCGTATATGCGCAGGGCATTTACCTCGACGAGTGTTTCCAGATGAACATTTCGGACAACAGGGTTGATGGCTGCGGTGACGGAATCTACGTATACTATTCGGACGATCTTGTCATCTCGAACAATACGTTGACGAATAATGGACTCGAAGGCTATGATACATTCGGACTATACATCTATGATTCGTATAATGCGACCATTACTGGCAATACAATAACAGGCAACGCAGTCGGTGTTGTGATCTACTATTCTTATGAGATCACATTCTCAAACAATGTCGTCAGCAACAACCTCTATGAGGGCACATACTTCGATGAATGCGAATCGCTTGTCATCGAAAGCAACATCATGTCAGAGAACGGCGGGAGCGGTCTTGAGCTCTATGATTGTTACTCGGTCGTTATCGGTAACAATACAATCCGCGAAAACCTACTGTACGGTCTCTACATCGAGTATTCGGGGCCAGTGACGATCTACAATGGTATCTATCAGGACAACACTTACGATGGAATCTACGCCTACGGCGTAGTCGAATGGATTGTTGACGATGTCTCTGAAGTCAGAAACAACGCAATCACTCTCTACGGCGATCTGACTGTCGTCGATGGCGGTATGCTCACCCTCGACAATGTGTGGTACTTCATGCTTGGCGAAGACTGGATGGACGGCATTCCGCAGATCATCGTCGAGGAAGGGGGAACGCTGGTCGTCGTTGCCTCAGGCATCAGTTCCTACAGCGGGTGGCCAGGACCGGGAATACTCCAGGATGGTTATTACTACAGCTTCGAGGTCTACGGGACACTTGATATGGAATCAAGCGAGGTGAGCGGTGCCGCTGAGATTTACCTTGGACCAACATCAAATGCGGATATCAGAACAAGCGTAGTGTATGAAAACTGGAGAAACGGTATCCACGTAGACAACTGCTCGCCAAGAATCTCGGCAACAACGATCATTTACAATGGCATGGATGGCATCTTCATCGAAGGAGCAGATGCGGCTCCGACGATCATGGACTGTCTGATCGCGATGAACAACCGCGGTATCTACGCGATCGATTCGAGCCTTGCCAATGTCGTTGACAATGTGATCGTCGCCAACTGGGGCGTCGGTATCTATGTGATTGGGGCGAGCGGTTCAATACATGACAATATCCTGCTGTTCAACCCCGTTGAGATCTACATCAAGGACAGCACGGTAACGGTCGAAGACAACCAGATCGGTTATTCAGTAATTGTAGACATTATGTCCAAATACGCACCAGCTCTCATCGGAGGGGGTTCTGTCCCGCTATTCGGAGAATGGCTCCTCACTCCAGAAATGATCGCAGAAGCCCAGATGAATCATATCGGTGTATATGCAGTCAATTCGACTGTTTCGTTGAGCGATAACGTTTACGGCATGCTCAAATACGCGATTTATGTGACTCAATCGACACTAACAGTCAGTGATACTATTAACATGACGACGCTTGTCCTACCTTACTATGATGACTATGGAACTCTCTGGAATGTGTCGTTGCCAATCATTGTATACGATGGTATCTATGCAGCGAAATCCACTGTCACGGTTAATGGCGGCATGATCAGCGTGCTTGACGATGCAATCTTCCTTGAGTCTTCAAACGCAGACCTGAGGAATGTTGTGTTCGACGCGGGCGACTTTGACATCTATCTCACTGGTGAATCGATTGCGTCTGCGATCGAAGTCACATTCGAGAAGGCGAAGGTCCTAGATACATCAGTTCTGACTGTCTACTACAAGCTAACAGTAAGGGCTCTTGATCAGGATGGCTTGCCAGTGAGTGGTGTCTGGGTCGTCGTATACGATGAGGAGGGCAGCCCAGTAGGCGAAGGAGCAACCGATGATAACGGTCTCTTCAGCGTCTATGCAATCGGTTGGATACAGACAAGTGCTGGTCAGAGCGCGGCAAAGGCTTACACGGTCAATGCTTCGTTCGAGCAGGGATACGTCGAGAAGAATGTCACGCTTGATAAGGCGACTGATGTCATCGTCGAGGTACCTGTTGAGAAACCTGTCGCATGGAATCCATCCTTTGCGATTACATTCACGCTGATTGCGGCACTCCTCGTCGCTGTGGCGCTTATCATCGTGAGCACGAAGAAGTAA
- the hypB gene encoding hydrogenase nickel incorporation protein HypB: MHKITEISMEIDVLAENRRIADENHELLKKNGIKSIDVMGSIGSGKTALIERIASEMIKKGKRPAAIAGDVAGQDDYNRFRSLGIPAININTGKECHLDAHLISHALEKLDLESIDFLFIENVGNLVCPADFPLGTDKRLVVISVTEGDDMVRKHPSIFSVADVAALNKIDLIPYLDVDPKKITSDYQKIMKNKTLHLISVKTGVGIPALLKDLEIDL; the protein is encoded by the coding sequence GTGCACAAGATAACTGAGATATCGATGGAAATTGATGTGCTCGCCGAGAACAGAAGAATTGCCGATGAAAATCACGAGCTCCTCAAGAAAAATGGCATCAAATCAATCGACGTGATGGGGTCGATTGGCTCAGGGAAAACAGCGCTGATCGAGAGAATCGCTTCAGAAATGATCAAGAAAGGGAAGCGCCCTGCCGCGATTGCTGGCGATGTTGCTGGCCAAGATGATTACAATCGTTTTCGATCGCTCGGTATCCCAGCGATCAATATCAACACAGGCAAAGAATGCCATCTCGATGCACATTTGATCAGCCATGCACTCGAGAAGTTGGATCTCGAATCGATTGACTTTCTATTTATCGAAAATGTCGGCAATCTTGTCTGCCCAGCGGATTTTCCCCTTGGGACTGATAAGAGACTTGTCGTCATTTCCGTGACGGAAGGGGATGATATGGTGAGGAAACACCCTTCGATCTTCTCCGTTGCGGATGTGGCCGCACTCAATAAGATCGATCTCATTCCATATCTTGATGTGGATCCCAAAAAAATCACAAGCGATTACCAAAAGATTATGAAAAATAAGACCCTCCATCTGATCAGTGTCAAGACTGGAGTCGGGATACCAGCTCTCCTTAAAGATCTTGAAATCGATCTCTAA
- the purD gene encoding phosphoribosylamine--glycine ligase translates to MKVLTVGGGGREHAIVRALVDGGAEVYAAMSNRNPGIARICKEFRLIKEIDFETITEFAVDAGAEMAVIGPEAPLDVGLVDALSRQGIGCVGPNKAAARIETSKRFMRTLMKKYDIPGNVYYETFNDFEDAKRFVANCDKQLAVKPVGLTGGKGVKIEGEHLKDKNEVVDYIKEIFEKRIGGIGVVLEERLEGEEFTLQSFVDGRTVVPMPLVQDHKRAYEGDTGPNTGGMGSYSMEDHRLPFMTGEDFDKAMEIMRKTVSAMRDEGCPYVGFLYGQFMLTADGPKIIEFNARLGDPEAMNVLPLLKNNFVDICAAIVDRNLSQSKVAFDHKATVCKYVVPEGYGTKPKSGLKISVDEEAVKREGAQLFYASVNEDSGIITTTTSRAIAVVGVDETVEKAEAQCERGLKYVSGEAIYVRHDIGKKELIQKRIEHMKKLRNQT, encoded by the coding sequence ATGAAAGTCTTAACAGTGGGAGGGGGAGGAAGAGAGCATGCAATCGTGCGAGCGCTCGTCGATGGCGGCGCTGAGGTTTACGCCGCGATGAGCAACAGAAATCCAGGTATCGCAAGAATCTGTAAGGAATTCAGACTGATCAAGGAGATTGATTTTGAAACTATCACGGAGTTTGCCGTCGACGCAGGAGCCGAGATGGCAGTCATCGGACCTGAAGCGCCGCTCGATGTTGGCCTCGTTGATGCGCTTTCGAGACAAGGAATTGGCTGCGTAGGACCAAATAAGGCCGCTGCGAGGATCGAGACTTCAAAGCGGTTCATGAGAACTCTTATGAAGAAATATGATATTCCTGGCAATGTCTATTACGAAACCTTCAATGATTTTGAAGATGCAAAGAGATTTGTCGCCAATTGCGATAAACAGCTTGCCGTCAAGCCTGTTGGATTAACGGGCGGAAAGGGTGTGAAAATTGAGGGAGAACACTTAAAGGATAAGAACGAAGTGGTTGATTACATCAAAGAGATTTTCGAAAAAAGGATTGGAGGGATTGGCGTTGTCCTTGAGGAGCGATTGGAAGGTGAGGAGTTCACGCTTCAATCATTTGTTGATGGGCGCACGGTTGTGCCAATGCCGCTAGTTCAGGATCACAAGAGGGCGTACGAAGGAGATACGGGACCGAACACAGGAGGTATGGGTTCGTACTCAATGGAGGATCATCGCCTTCCATTCATGACGGGGGAGGATTTCGACAAAGCGATGGAAATCATGAGAAAAACCGTCAGTGCGATGAGAGATGAAGGGTGTCCTTACGTGGGATTTCTCTACGGCCAATTCATGCTCACAGCCGACGGCCCAAAGATTATCGAATTCAATGCGCGCCTCGGGGATCCAGAAGCGATGAACGTTCTCCCCCTGCTCAAAAACAATTTTGTTGATATCTGTGCTGCAATTGTCGACCGCAACCTATCACAATCGAAGGTTGCCTTTGATCATAAAGCGACGGTGTGCAAATATGTTGTACCAGAGGGTTACGGTACGAAACCGAAGAGTGGGCTGAAGATATCGGTCGATGAAGAAGCCGTGAAAAGGGAGGGGGCTCAATTATTCTACGCATCTGTCAACGAGGATAGTGGCATTATCACAACGACGACCTCGAGGGCAATTGCGGTTGTCGGCGTTGATGAAACTGTGGAAAAGGCAGAGGCACAATGCGAGCGTGGTTTGAAATACGTCTCTGGCGAAGCGATCTACGTGCGCCACGATATCGGAAAGAAAGAGCTCATTCAGAAAAGGATTGAACACATGAAAAAGTTACGCAATCAAACATAA
- a CDS encoding translin family protein gives MRNLEEIADRIQYKLDEKDTVREVAIKSSRAIIRISTGIVHSIHRREDVKEALAEAKEEVHRLRSLLEDHPDIWNSGLVEDAMAEMAEASILLAIVNNEELPDPEELNITSTSYLLGLADVIGELRRFALEALRKDKTDEAVKYLDMMEDLFLVLMRFDYPDAIVPIRRKQDIARSLLEKTRGEIAVAVSSKRLQEKLEEFRRHLDISES, from the coding sequence ATGAGAAATCTGGAAGAGATTGCCGATCGAATACAGTATAAGCTCGATGAAAAAGACACTGTAAGGGAAGTGGCGATTAAGTCATCAAGGGCGATCATCAGAATTTCGACAGGCATCGTCCATTCCATTCACAGGAGAGAAGATGTCAAGGAGGCGTTGGCCGAAGCAAAGGAAGAAGTTCACCGCCTGAGGAGCCTCCTCGAAGATCATCCTGATATCTGGAATTCTGGCCTAGTTGAGGATGCAATGGCCGAAATGGCCGAAGCATCGATACTTCTTGCGATTGTCAATAACGAAGAACTTCCAGATCCAGAAGAGCTGAATATCACATCCACGTCCTATCTTCTCGGTCTTGCCGATGTAATTGGTGAGCTGCGACGTTTCGCACTTGAAGCACTGAGAAAAGACAAGACAGATGAGGCGGTGAAGTATCTCGACATGATGGAGGATTTGTTTCTCGTTCTCATGCGCTTCGATTATCCGGATGCTATCGTCCCAATAAGGAGGAAACAGGATATCGCACGTTCGCTTCTCGAAAAGACGAGAGGAGAAATCGCCGTTGCGGTGAGTTCGAAACGTCTTCAGGAAAAATTGGAGGAATTTCGAAGACATCTAGATATCTCAGAAAGTTGA
- the trxA gene encoding thioredoxin gives MGGNLIEITDDNFERIRKENSKLIVDCWAEWCGPCRMLAPIFEKLAAEYSGKIVFGKMNTDHNPELVRRFRIMAIPTLLFFKDGEVVDQIVGVVPKEEIAEAIKRNF, from the coding sequence ATGGGTGGAAATCTCATTGAGATCACAGATGACAATTTTGAGCGAATCAGAAAGGAAAATTCTAAACTCATCGTTGATTGCTGGGCTGAGTGGTGTGGTCCCTGCAGAATGCTCGCTCCGATTTTCGAGAAACTCGCAGCCGAATATTCGGGAAAGATAGTCTTTGGCAAAATGAATACCGATCACAATCCTGAGCTCGTGAGACGATTCAGAATCATGGCAATTCCGACGCTTCTTTTCTTCAAGGACGGAGAAGTCGTCGATCAAATTGTGGGTGTCGTACCGAAGGAGGAAATTGCAGAAGCGATAAAGAGGAATTTCTAA